From the Oleiphilus messinensis genome, one window contains:
- a CDS encoding glycosyltransferase, whose product MKKIGYVLSGFPVLSETFIGTEMRSMGLLGHEVVPISITRPNSAAQPYDQSIASETHYLENIGRAKAMASFVRKLSQCADAVSFARAQKSIPAKSLLLLSAKIAYIAERTGCNHLHAHFALHTAAAAITAAKLLKIPVSFVGHGFDIYATPADLALKLRAANFSVAVCKQMQQDFLRLNHAGTTELVQCGLELHRFPYRATQQHNGRLLFIGRLTEKKGLTYLFEALAGLPREARPQLDIVGEGAMKTQLEQLQLSLNLHESVAFLGAKDSQWISRYGASYVALLAPFHEASNGDRDTGPLVLKEAMAIGLPVITTAFMGCPDILGSNLQGNTETGILVPPRNKVALGEAILKMMAMSQPQRQKLTESARARIENHYSALHQCKILSGAIERCI is encoded by the coding sequence ATGAAAAAAATTGGCTACGTTTTATCCGGATTTCCGGTCTTGTCAGAGACCTTCATTGGGACAGAAATGCGCTCCATGGGTTTGCTGGGGCATGAGGTCGTACCCATTTCAATCACTCGGCCGAACTCGGCGGCCCAACCCTATGACCAGAGTATCGCAAGTGAGACCCACTACCTGGAAAACATCGGCCGGGCTAAAGCGATGGCAAGCTTTGTCCGAAAGTTATCGCAATGTGCCGATGCCGTGAGCTTCGCGCGAGCACAGAAAAGCATTCCCGCCAAATCGCTCCTGCTACTCAGTGCCAAAATCGCTTACATTGCCGAGCGCACCGGGTGTAATCACCTGCATGCACATTTTGCCCTGCATACCGCCGCGGCGGCCATTACCGCGGCAAAGTTGCTCAAAATTCCGGTTTCATTTGTTGGTCATGGTTTTGATATCTACGCCACCCCCGCAGATCTTGCACTGAAATTGCGAGCTGCAAATTTTTCTGTCGCCGTGTGCAAACAAATGCAACAGGATTTCCTTCGCCTGAACCACGCAGGAACAACAGAATTGGTGCAATGCGGTCTCGAACTTCACCGATTCCCTTACCGTGCCACTCAGCAGCACAATGGTCGTTTACTTTTTATCGGCAGGTTGACTGAAAAAAAGGGCCTGACTTATTTGTTTGAAGCACTTGCTGGTCTACCCCGGGAAGCGCGCCCTCAACTGGATATTGTCGGGGAAGGCGCAATGAAAACACAACTGGAGCAACTGCAACTGAGTTTAAATCTACACGAGTCAGTTGCGTTTCTGGGTGCCAAAGACAGCCAATGGATCAGTCGCTATGGCGCGTCCTATGTGGCACTGCTCGCACCGTTTCACGAAGCCAGCAACGGCGATCGGGATACCGGGCCGTTGGTGTTGAAAGAAGCTATGGCAATCGGTCTGCCTGTGATTACCACGGCGTTCATGGGTTGTCCGGATATCCTCGGCTCGAATCTTCAGGGAAACACGGAGACCGGCATACTGGTCCCGCCCAGGAACAAGGTCGCACTGGGGGAGGCCATTCTCAAAATGATGGCGATGTCCCAGCCGCAGAGGCAAAAACTTACAGAGTCGGCCAGAGCCCGGATTGAGAACCACTACAGCGCATTACATCAATGCAAAATCCTGTCGGGGGCCATTGAACGCTGTATCTAA
- a CDS encoding asparagine synthetase B family protein, with translation MATAFFEFQFQSRMAKQGMEAKASAFIGKVRPAGNEGSARTYAIANMKIYIWGDPAQQDQDQQIVKNIRLNTYKSYFGRSWLVYHEIDNRIDAALDRLGLFPIISLWQKGRYLLGSSAQQIRSSGATELSLNPDALGQLLAYGQLLDNQSGLAGAQHHAPGTLISINTFGVLTSRTTPSDDLFRHQTSSFDSALDAIVEAVKKSANASSAPLISLSGGLDSRLILAALQCTGNKAIGLSYGHPKSADVRIANELARSCKFPIFRSQQTKDSNSCGHLTWDTIQRIADLGGGELAVHHAHSLLDRSLLEQSAGRTLLTGTGAETFRAFYFDRGVPGMSVLAIPAFRKQLNARGRRYVFEEYAKTAAPLVAALPGIAEQLGSVRDRAIDNCFNLDLSVANCLNLFYLRYRLPRMVVNGQLALDQHYDRSHPFLDGDVLKQLINLPVRYHLGSGFHLRAINRLSPRLAGIDWDKTNAPLNRGLSFSARYPGLISRLGLTPRWGKANLPMFEYGPWAKTLGPSVLHSALSFLGISGQDQVKATQTLMASPNYHQTMGFCAVWFALLDKTPPHCKDNSRAIA, from the coding sequence ATGGCTACAGCATTTTTCGAGTTTCAATTTCAATCCAGGATGGCTAAACAGGGAATGGAAGCAAAAGCCTCGGCGTTTATCGGGAAGGTACGCCCTGCGGGAAATGAGGGATCAGCAAGGACGTATGCCATTGCCAATATGAAAATTTATATTTGGGGGGATCCAGCACAACAGGATCAGGACCAACAGATCGTTAAAAACATCCGGCTAAACACCTACAAGAGTTATTTTGGTCGCTCCTGGCTGGTCTATCATGAAATTGACAACCGCATTGATGCGGCACTCGACCGCCTGGGGTTGTTTCCGATTATCTCGCTCTGGCAAAAAGGGCGCTATTTGCTCGGCAGCAGTGCACAACAAATCCGATCAAGTGGCGCTACGGAATTATCGTTAAATCCGGACGCCCTGGGACAATTACTCGCTTATGGACAACTTCTGGATAACCAAAGTGGTCTGGCTGGCGCACAGCATCATGCCCCGGGAACACTAATCAGTATCAATACCTTTGGTGTACTCACGTCCCGCACCACCCCGAGCGACGACTTGTTTCGACATCAAACCAGTTCATTCGACTCAGCATTGGACGCGATCGTCGAGGCCGTAAAAAAGTCGGCTAACGCCAGCAGCGCCCCCTTGATTTCCCTTTCTGGTGGCCTGGATTCACGGCTCATACTTGCCGCTTTGCAATGTACTGGTAACAAAGCGATCGGTTTATCATACGGCCACCCGAAAAGTGCAGATGTGCGCATTGCTAATGAACTTGCCCGATCCTGCAAGTTTCCCATCTTCAGATCCCAACAAACCAAGGACTCAAATTCCTGCGGACACCTGACATGGGATACCATCCAGCGCATTGCCGATTTAGGTGGTGGTGAGCTCGCAGTGCATCATGCCCATTCGCTACTGGATCGCAGTTTACTTGAACAGTCCGCTGGTCGAACCCTGTTGACGGGCACCGGAGCTGAAACCTTCCGGGCATTCTATTTTGACCGCGGGGTACCCGGAATGTCTGTACTTGCCATTCCCGCTTTTCGCAAACAGCTAAATGCCCGGGGAAGACGCTATGTCTTCGAAGAGTATGCCAAAACAGCAGCACCGTTGGTCGCAGCACTTCCTGGTATTGCGGAGCAGCTTGGGTCAGTAAGGGATCGAGCAATCGATAACTGTTTTAACCTGGATCTTTCGGTCGCAAACTGTCTCAACCTGTTCTATTTGCGCTACCGGTTACCCCGCATGGTCGTGAACGGCCAGCTTGCACTGGATCAACACTATGATCGCAGCCACCCCTTTCTGGACGGCGATGTGCTTAAACAGCTGATCAACCTGCCCGTTCGATACCACTTGGGCAGCGGATTTCACCTGCGTGCCATCAATCGCTTATCCCCTCGTCTTGCAGGCATCGATTGGGACAAAACCAATGCCCCGTTGAATCGGGGTTTGAGTTTCTCAGCCCGGTATCCGGGTTTGATCAGTCGACTGGGTTTAACGCCTCGCTGGGGGAAAGCAAACCTGCCGATGTTTGAATATGGCCCCTGGGCGAAGACTCTCGGCCCGAGTGTTTTACACAGTGCCCTGAGCTTTTTAGGCATCTCCGGGCAGGATCAGGTAAAAGCCACTCAGACGTTAATGGCCAGTCCCAATTATCACCAGACTATGGGGTTCTGCGCCGTGTGGTTTGCGCTGCTGGATAAAACGCCCCCTCATTGCAAAGACAACAGCAGGGCTATCGCATGA
- a CDS encoding acyltransferase, with amino-acid sequence MSVVSGSLLWRKWIKESDNAIAGSIRKIYRGLVQIQCPLIRVVHHPLYVVHLALSALIRQWCNFWYWTPLFKSRLNSAPKVLHLYSGMPQVMGALELHIDEGARISGHSSFFGRSVSGRIPTLTIGRNVDVGWQTTIAVGTRVQLDNDVRIAGKCYLAGFPGHPINPEPRRLGLPETDDQVGDIVLEENVWLATGVTVLPGVRIGRNSIIGTNSVVTRNIPANVIAAGSPARVIRQI; translated from the coding sequence ATGAGTGTAGTAAGTGGTTCGTTGCTGTGGCGTAAATGGATAAAAGAAAGCGATAACGCCATTGCTGGCAGTATTCGAAAAATTTATCGGGGGCTTGTCCAGATCCAGTGTCCCTTGATTCGTGTGGTTCACCATCCTTTGTATGTTGTACATCTGGCGCTTTCGGCACTGATCAGACAGTGGTGCAATTTCTGGTACTGGACGCCCTTGTTCAAATCGCGATTAAACTCCGCACCAAAGGTGCTGCATCTTTACTCCGGTATGCCGCAAGTCATGGGGGCTCTGGAACTTCACATTGATGAGGGGGCTCGAATTTCAGGGCACTCCAGCTTCTTCGGTCGCTCGGTGAGTGGGCGAATACCGACTCTGACAATAGGGCGAAATGTAGATGTCGGTTGGCAAACCACAATCGCGGTGGGGACGCGAGTGCAACTGGATAATGATGTTCGCATTGCCGGTAAATGCTATCTCGCCGGGTTTCCAGGCCATCCGATTAATCCGGAACCCCGGCGTCTTGGCCTTCCGGAAACGGATGACCAGGTCGGTGACATTGTGCTTGAAGAAAATGTCTGGCTGGCCACCGGCGTGACGGTATTGCCGGGAGTTCGAATTGGTCGCAATTCGATTATCGGTACCAATAGTGTGGTTACCCGGAATATTCCAGCCAATGTTATTGCTGCCGGGTCACCAGCACGAGTCATTCGTCAGATTTGA
- a CDS encoding glycosyltransferase: protein MTMLVVFGEDWGRHPSSTQHLISILRNDYDVLWVNSIGLRRPKFRLADFIRVVQKIAYSMGKQGLSKACTVRGEDKQSDHRNRFTIVQPLVLPFFSVGICRLLNGLLLQHRLRKYLPSEQKVVLWLSLPSAVDVVGKLGESHVVYYCGDDFSALAGVDHNPISSMEQELLAKADTVLVASEALRKKFAPRYSVVIPHGVDVSLFKPGLRLPEDLPKGKPIAGFYGALADWIDVELLTKVARDCQSWNFVLIGPVSTDIAPLAALDNVTILGAKRHQDLPAYVSGWQVSLLPFRSCPQIKACNPLKLREYLAVGKPVIATDFPALDGYRDCVNIVDSAESFVTALREINAREYAPDCAPQHRKNVMTRRTRVLSESWLMRAHEVQRLLPESRLGPDPVETGSMGLSDQA from the coding sequence ATGACCATGCTCGTTGTTTTTGGAGAGGATTGGGGGCGTCATCCAAGCAGTACCCAGCACCTTATCAGCATCCTGCGTAATGATTACGATGTGCTTTGGGTTAATTCGATTGGTCTGAGACGCCCAAAGTTTCGCTTAGCTGACTTTATTCGTGTTGTGCAGAAAATCGCATACTCCATGGGAAAACAAGGCCTAAGCAAAGCTTGTACAGTCCGCGGTGAAGATAAACAAAGCGACCACCGAAATCGTTTTACGATTGTTCAACCTCTGGTGTTGCCATTTTTCAGTGTCGGTATTTGTCGCCTTTTAAACGGTTTGCTCCTGCAACATAGGCTCCGGAAGTATCTACCATCGGAGCAAAAAGTAGTGCTTTGGTTATCGTTACCTTCCGCAGTGGACGTCGTCGGCAAGTTGGGGGAAAGTCATGTTGTGTATTACTGTGGCGATGATTTTTCCGCATTGGCCGGGGTGGACCATAACCCCATAAGCAGTATGGAGCAAGAACTCCTGGCGAAAGCCGACACGGTGCTGGTCGCCAGCGAAGCGTTGCGAAAAAAGTTCGCGCCACGGTATAGCGTAGTTATTCCCCATGGCGTGGACGTGAGTCTGTTCAAGCCTGGTCTCCGGTTGCCGGAGGATCTACCGAAAGGGAAACCGATTGCAGGCTTTTACGGTGCCCTGGCCGACTGGATCGACGTTGAGTTACTGACCAAGGTTGCCCGTGACTGCCAGTCGTGGAATTTTGTTTTGATTGGCCCAGTCAGCACAGACATTGCACCACTTGCTGCCTTGGATAATGTCACGATTTTGGGGGCCAAGCGTCATCAGGATTTACCGGCCTATGTCAGTGGCTGGCAGGTTTCATTGTTGCCCTTCAGGTCGTGCCCGCAGATAAAGGCCTGTAATCCTCTCAAACTTAGAGAATATCTTGCGGTGGGCAAGCCGGTTATTGCAACTGATTTTCCCGCACTGGATGGTTATCGAGACTGTGTGAACATTGTCGACAGCGCTGAATCGTTTGTGACAGCTCTGCGTGAAATCAATGCCCGTGAATATGCACCTGATTGTGCCCCGCAACATCGAAAAAATGTAATGACCCGTCGAACCCGGGTGCTCTCCGAAAGCTGGCTGATGCGTGCGCATGAGGTTCAGCGGTTGTTACCGGAATCCCGTTTGGGTCCAGATCCTGTTGAAACCGGTTCAATGGGGCTGTCTGACCAGGCTTAA